The Streptomyces tendae genome has a window encoding:
- a CDS encoding SRPBCC family protein has protein sequence MARNRCLILSSPSEVWSLLSDGHRYGQWVTGTQQVLAVDPHWPDVGARLKVRVGTGPLTVDDTCVVRICDPGRRLQLEAKADPFGAARIAMKLTPWGEHTLFTLDWHALRGPGTRLHGLPVDYFVRVRNGMMLTKLARIAVREHTMPV, from the coding sequence ATGGCCCGGAATCGCTGTCTGATTCTGAGCTCGCCGTCCGAAGTCTGGAGTCTGCTGTCCGACGGGCACCGCTACGGGCAGTGGGTGACCGGAACCCAGCAGGTCCTCGCCGTGGACCCGCACTGGCCGGACGTCGGCGCCCGGTTGAAGGTCCGCGTCGGCACCGGCCCTCTGACAGTCGACGACACCTGCGTGGTCCGCATCTGCGACCCAGGTCGCCGCCTGCAGTTGGAAGCCAAGGCAGACCCCTTCGGTGCGGCTCGCATCGCCATGAAGTTGACACCTTGGGGCGAGCACACCCTTTTCACCCTCGATTGGCACGCCCTCAGAGGCCCCGGCACGCGGCTGCACGGACTTCCCGTGGACTACTTCGTCAGGGTCCGCAACGGCATGATGCTGACCAAGCTGGCACGGATCGCGGTACGCGAGCACACCATGCCCGTTTGA
- a CDS encoding type II toxin-antitoxin system VapB family antitoxin, whose amino-acid sequence MSVTQIDIDDDALERAMALANVRTKKEAVNLALNFYAEQQERAARISRHFNRAREWGAVEDAERLHRAEKRSR is encoded by the coding sequence ATGTCCGTGACCCAGATCGACATCGACGACGACGCCCTGGAGCGCGCCATGGCTCTGGCCAACGTCCGGACGAAGAAGGAGGCGGTGAACCTCGCTCTGAACTTCTACGCCGAGCAGCAGGAGCGTGCGGCGCGCATCAGCCGTCACTTCAACCGTGCCCGTGAGTGGGGTGCCGTCGAGGATGCCGAGCGTCTGCACAGGGCGGAGAAGCGCAGCCGGTGA
- a CDS encoding PIN domain-containing protein yields the protein MMYLLDTSGLVRLLRDPKLQSAWYDAIDAGAIASCYVQRTEFLYNARNRREYDEIAEMFSDLYPDAAVPKNAGRWISAVQHRMAQVGEHRSASAVDLVIAATAAHHGLTVLHDDADYSTVARHASDLTEHNIHDVV from the coding sequence GTGATGTACCTGCTCGACACGTCCGGCCTGGTCAGGCTGCTCCGCGATCCGAAACTGCAGTCGGCCTGGTACGACGCGATCGATGCCGGAGCCATCGCATCGTGCTACGTGCAACGCACCGAGTTCCTGTACAACGCCCGGAACCGCCGCGAGTACGACGAGATCGCGGAAATGTTCTCCGACCTCTATCCCGATGCGGCGGTGCCGAAGAACGCAGGGCGTTGGATCAGCGCGGTGCAACACCGTATGGCTCAGGTCGGGGAGCACCGCAGTGCCTCGGCAGTAGATCTTGTCATCGCAGCCACTGCCGCCCACCACGGCCTGACTGTCCTTCACGACGATGCCGACTACAGCACCGTCGCCCGGCACGCGTCCGACCTGACCGAGCACAACATTCACGACGTCGTTTGA
- a CDS encoding PIN domain nuclease: MNAAQFLIDTSALARLLRGDAEQYGWDQATAAGLIATCPITELEFFYSARSAADRAQGIEDLRLLFGWVPVDDRAYDRAWQVQDTLTQRGHHRSAGAVDLVVAATAELQGLTLLHRDRDFECIAAVTGQALQWYGPEPGK; the protein is encoded by the coding sequence GTGAACGCCGCTCAGTTCCTGATCGACACCAGCGCACTCGCCCGGCTGTTGCGCGGCGACGCCGAGCAGTACGGCTGGGACCAGGCGACGGCAGCCGGGCTCATCGCCACGTGCCCCATCACGGAGCTGGAGTTCTTCTACAGCGCGCGTTCCGCCGCCGACCGTGCCCAAGGCATCGAGGACCTGCGTCTGCTCTTCGGCTGGGTACCGGTCGACGACCGCGCCTACGACCGCGCCTGGCAGGTCCAGGACACCCTCACCCAGCGCGGACACCACCGCAGTGCCGGAGCCGTCGACCTCGTGGTGGCGGCCACGGCCGAGTTGCAGGGACTGACCCTCCTCCACCGCGACCGGGACTTCGAATGCATCGCCGCCGTCACAGGCCAGGCGCTCCAGTGGTACGGGCCAGAACCCGGCAAATGA
- a CDS encoding type II toxin-antitoxin system VapB family antitoxin translates to MTRTVIDLDDQLVADVAKALGTSTKKETVNTALREVLESRRRALALTRLRAASAEGAFDLDLLEDKGNYRR, encoded by the coding sequence ATGACTCGCACCGTTATAGACCTCGATGATCAGCTGGTCGCTGACGTGGCCAAGGCCCTCGGTACCAGCACCAAGAAGGAAACGGTGAACACCGCCCTGCGCGAGGTGCTGGAGAGCCGACGGCGGGCTCTGGCCCTCACCCGCCTGCGGGCGGCGTCGGCCGAGGGTGCCTTCGATCTCGACCTCCTTGAGGACAAGGGAAACTACCGTCGGTGA
- a CDS encoding GntR family transcriptional regulator has protein sequence MSEQPPYLRIADELRRRIAEHEWEPGDRLPSRAQIGQEYGVGDNVVRRAQELLISQGVPEGRAGSGTYVAEPRQRVRVVRSSAREQPSGSPFRADMQAVGRQGDWESRTEAKVPAPPEVAARLGIAEGELCVRTAYEFLADGRPVQLSTSWEPYDLTGGTLVVLPEGGPHAGAGVVNRMAEIGVTVTHAVEQPEPRQATAEEASLLGVQKGALVTHIRRTYYSDQGRPVETADIVVPAALCEIVYEIPISRQPRTTSAPDGAGNSGEPR, from the coding sequence ATGTCTGAGCAACCGCCCTACCTCCGCATCGCCGACGAGCTTCGGCGGCGGATCGCGGAGCACGAGTGGGAGCCGGGGGACCGGCTTCCCTCCCGCGCCCAGATCGGCCAGGAGTACGGCGTCGGCGACAACGTGGTGCGCCGCGCACAGGAGTTGCTGATCTCCCAAGGTGTGCCGGAGGGCCGCGCCGGTTCCGGTACCTACGTCGCCGAGCCACGGCAGCGCGTACGGGTGGTCCGGTCGTCGGCACGCGAGCAGCCCAGTGGCTCCCCGTTCCGGGCAGACATGCAGGCCGTGGGCAGGCAGGGCGACTGGGAGAGCCGGACCGAGGCCAAGGTTCCGGCACCGCCGGAGGTCGCAGCGCGTCTCGGTATCGCCGAGGGTGAGCTGTGCGTGCGGACGGCGTACGAGTTCCTCGCCGACGGCAGGCCGGTTCAGCTGTCGACGAGCTGGGAGCCGTACGACCTCACCGGCGGCACACTCGTCGTCCTCCCTGAGGGAGGACCGCACGCCGGGGCAGGGGTGGTGAACCGCATGGCGGAGATCGGCGTCACCGTCACCCACGCCGTGGAGCAACCGGAGCCGAGGCAGGCGACAGCCGAGGAGGCCTCACTCCTCGGCGTCCAAAAGGGCGCGCTCGTCACGCACATCCGGCGGACGTACTACAGCGACCAGGGACGGCCCGTGGAGACCGCGGACATCGTGGTACCCGCCGCGCTCTGCGAGATCGTCTACGAGATTCCGATCAGTCGCCAGCCGCGCACCACAAGCGCACCAGACGGAGCGGGGAACAGCGGGGAACCACGGTGA
- a CDS encoding GntR family transcriptional regulator, with translation MPPVPSRRDAIADDLRERIVTGRLKPGERLPSEAHLASQYRVSTPTLRSALAVLQAEGLVEKTHGKGNFVRRPLRRITYVGGRRTSDAHSMDLAPLSVTVHTTRVRARGHLAALLKMPTGSPLTEILCLGHEDERPHSLARIYVPCDLAPAVVLREPLPYEAVVTRLTELRPPPAEVREEISVRLPTPEEASTLRISSALAVLAVTRQVADTAGRVVEAALLVLPGDRADAVFTTHYVIDERSTNT, from the coding sequence ATGCCGCCCGTGCCCTCACGACGCGACGCCATCGCCGATGACCTCCGGGAGCGGATCGTCACGGGTCGGCTCAAGCCCGGCGAACGCCTGCCTTCTGAGGCGCATTTGGCCTCGCAGTACAGGGTCAGCACACCGACGCTGCGGAGTGCCCTCGCCGTGCTTCAGGCGGAAGGTCTCGTCGAGAAGACCCACGGCAAGGGGAACTTCGTCCGTCGTCCGCTCCGCAGAATCACGTACGTCGGCGGGAGGCGAACCTCGGACGCGCACAGCATGGATCTCGCACCCCTGAGCGTCACCGTCCATACCACCAGGGTGCGGGCCCGCGGGCATCTCGCGGCCCTGCTGAAGATGCCGACCGGCAGCCCTCTGACCGAGATCCTCTGTCTCGGCCATGAGGACGAGAGACCTCACAGCCTGGCGCGCATCTACGTCCCCTGCGACCTGGCGCCGGCCGTCGTGCTCCGCGAGCCACTCCCGTACGAGGCGGTGGTGACACGACTGACGGAACTCCGCCCGCCGCCGGCTGAGGTCCGGGAGGAGATCAGCGTTCGCCTTCCGACACCGGAGGAGGCGTCCACCCTTCGGATCAGCTCCGCCCTGGCAGTCCTCGCCGTCACGCGCCAGGTGGCCGACACCGCTGGACGCGTGGTCGAGGCGGCCCTCCTGGTGCTGCCGGGAGACCGCGCCGACGCCGTGTTCACCACTCACTACGTGATCGACGAGAGGTCGACGAACACATGA
- a CDS encoding type ISP restriction/modification enzyme codes for MPKAPTAILKQYIHDLKRVYSTGEGVPETSYYGALERLINSVGRNTDPGISAVINLRNSGAGIPDGGLFAANQLRRVGGQEAAFERQLPTQGAIEAKPFGADLGAVIRTAQVRKYATRYGKVLVSNFLSFRLVTQGKSRLLERESFSLADSIQDLVALEASDQFDRIAQELYDYMNRALTAGAPINKPEDLAYFLAAYAKQALERIEDQDLSALDSLENALDQALGISFEGPDAHRFFRSTLVQTLFYGVFSAWVYWCNDREEGDEKFNWRTASWFLSVPVVRMLFEQVSTASRLRPLRLDEILDWAGEALNRVNRDAFFSYFEAADAVQYFYEPFLAEFDPQLRKDLGIWYTPPEVVSYIVQNVDNVLKEELGCRDGLADERVWVLDPCVGTGSFLLEVLRVIQRRLTEGGGDALTGQDLKRAATSRIIGFEILPAPFVIAHLQLGSFLQNAGAPLNAAEAERVAVFLTNALTGWSEDSNQTHLTFPELEKERDSAQAVKKEAPILVVLGNPPYNAFAGVSPKEEGDLLDAYKSGLKGWGITRHNLDDLYVRFFRVAERRIAEKQGEGIVSFISNFSYLGDPSLVAVRQRVLAEFDKVAIDNLNGDGRETGKRTPDGKDDPSVFRTERNRSGINQGTAIGTFVRKLTRSPAPEVTYRDFWGVGKRKELLDSLSTGEPAYASLAPREDTAYTFRPAQVHERYFRWPRVDELAEESPLLGLLEKRKGALIAFSRPQIEARMMRYFDETDSTEHLAEDLRGLREPAARFADPNVVRQRLIAKGGYRPENVGRYLSFPFDQRWAYLEPTRPLWNEPRPDLIKAMREPNPTFFLARKRVPRALDGAAFYLFAGIGDEHALHKDAYYFPVMLPTEVEKEQGALFDVTSKQPRANLSGRTRDWLTRIGCREIDHPEVAATPWLHALAVGFSPAYLEENRDGGRFNFQRVPLPLDKSRFDQSVELGRKISSLLDVELAVEPLFESKVWDFLRLVGNVSGTEGALEPSDLRLKSWASIQPKAVMPVAGRTETRPWSPHEIQSYGAAAAALGLSPDRMESQLGSAVDVYLNGRAFWASVPEKVWDYRVGGYSVLRKWLSYRDDRLLKRALDTAEVRQFSAIVKKVTALLLLSDELDANYVACRDDSLEWHTEPVRPEIPE; via the coding sequence ATGCCCAAAGCCCCGACCGCTATTCTCAAGCAGTATATCCACGATCTTAAGCGTGTCTATTCCACCGGTGAAGGAGTGCCTGAGACCTCCTATTACGGGGCTCTAGAGCGGCTCATTAACTCGGTAGGTCGCAACACGGATCCGGGAATCTCTGCAGTAATTAACTTGAGGAACAGCGGAGCGGGCATTCCCGATGGGGGACTCTTTGCGGCCAATCAGCTGAGGCGAGTCGGCGGACAGGAGGCGGCTTTTGAGCGGCAGCTGCCGACTCAAGGAGCTATTGAAGCCAAGCCTTTCGGTGCCGACCTCGGAGCGGTGATTCGTACGGCACAAGTTCGAAAGTATGCAACTCGCTACGGAAAGGTTCTGGTAAGCAACTTTTTGAGCTTTCGACTCGTCACTCAGGGAAAGAGTCGCCTCTTGGAGCGCGAGTCTTTCTCTTTGGCCGACTCGATTCAGGATCTAGTCGCCCTTGAAGCTAGCGATCAGTTCGACAGGATTGCTCAGGAACTATACGACTACATGAATCGCGCACTCACAGCAGGCGCGCCTATCAATAAGCCAGAAGATCTCGCCTATTTCCTGGCGGCCTACGCAAAGCAGGCGCTGGAGCGGATCGAGGATCAGGACCTGAGTGCCCTTGACTCCCTTGAGAATGCCCTGGATCAGGCACTCGGCATTTCTTTTGAAGGGCCTGACGCTCATCGGTTCTTCCGATCCACCCTCGTGCAGACACTATTCTATGGAGTTTTCTCCGCGTGGGTCTATTGGTGCAATGACCGTGAAGAAGGGGATGAGAAATTCAATTGGCGGACAGCTTCATGGTTCCTGAGCGTGCCCGTCGTTCGCATGCTCTTCGAGCAGGTATCGACTGCTTCGCGGCTCCGCCCCCTCCGCTTGGACGAGATTCTAGATTGGGCTGGAGAAGCGCTTAACCGTGTGAATCGCGACGCCTTCTTCTCATACTTTGAAGCTGCTGACGCGGTGCAGTATTTTTATGAGCCGTTTCTTGCCGAGTTTGACCCGCAATTGCGCAAAGATTTGGGTATTTGGTACACGCCGCCAGAGGTGGTCTCTTACATCGTCCAAAATGTCGACAACGTACTCAAGGAAGAGCTGGGTTGTCGCGATGGACTCGCAGATGAGCGGGTCTGGGTTCTTGATCCTTGTGTGGGTACCGGATCCTTCCTCTTGGAGGTCTTGCGCGTCATTCAGCGGCGGCTCACAGAAGGCGGAGGCGATGCGCTGACTGGCCAAGATCTCAAGAGAGCGGCCACTAGCAGGATCATTGGCTTCGAGATCCTACCCGCTCCCTTCGTTATCGCTCACCTGCAGCTTGGGTCATTCTTGCAGAATGCCGGCGCTCCCTTGAATGCTGCCGAAGCAGAGCGGGTGGCTGTTTTTCTTACGAATGCACTAACGGGATGGTCGGAAGACTCTAACCAGACTCATCTTACTTTTCCTGAGCTCGAAAAGGAGCGCGACTCGGCGCAAGCCGTCAAAAAGGAAGCCCCGATTCTAGTGGTGCTCGGCAATCCGCCATACAACGCCTTCGCTGGTGTTAGCCCCAAAGAAGAAGGTGACCTTCTGGATGCCTACAAGTCAGGCCTCAAGGGGTGGGGGATTACTCGGCACAACCTGGATGACCTGTACGTGCGCTTCTTCAGGGTTGCTGAGCGGCGTATAGCAGAAAAGCAGGGTGAAGGAATCGTCAGCTTCATCTCAAACTTCTCCTACCTTGGCGATCCCTCCCTTGTTGCGGTGAGGCAGCGGGTGCTCGCGGAGTTCGATAAAGTTGCTATCGACAATCTAAACGGCGATGGAAGGGAAACCGGGAAAAGGACGCCCGACGGAAAGGATGACCCTTCCGTCTTCAGGACTGAGCGTAATCGTTCTGGGATTAATCAAGGCACAGCGATTGGCACATTCGTCCGTAAGCTAACTCGCTCGCCGGCTCCAGAGGTTACTTATCGAGACTTCTGGGGTGTGGGAAAGCGGAAGGAACTCCTTGATAGTCTCTCCACTGGAGAACCCGCTTATGCTTCACTGGCCCCTCGCGAAGATACTGCCTATACCTTTCGTCCAGCGCAGGTCCACGAGAGGTATTTTCGCTGGCCTCGTGTTGACGAACTAGCAGAAGAGTCGCCCCTCCTGGGGCTTCTTGAAAAGCGCAAAGGTGCGCTGATCGCGTTCTCTCGTCCTCAGATCGAAGCGAGGATGATGCGGTATTTCGACGAGACTGATTCCACGGAACATCTGGCGGAAGATCTCCGCGGTCTGCGTGAACCAGCTGCGCGATTCGCAGACCCAAATGTTGTACGGCAACGACTAATTGCTAAGGGTGGATACCGTCCTGAAAATGTCGGACGCTATCTGTCCTTCCCGTTTGATCAGCGCTGGGCCTACCTCGAGCCGACTCGTCCTCTATGGAACGAGCCTCGTCCGGACTTGATTAAGGCCATGCGTGAACCCAATCCGACGTTTTTCCTTGCACGGAAGAGGGTTCCTAGGGCCCTCGATGGAGCTGCTTTCTATCTATTTGCAGGAATTGGCGATGAGCATGCCCTGCACAAGGATGCCTATTATTTCCCTGTGATGCTGCCGACGGAAGTGGAGAAAGAGCAAGGGGCGCTATTCGACGTGACCTCCAAGCAGCCCAGAGCGAATCTCTCAGGAAGAACTCGCGATTGGCTTACTCGGATCGGGTGCCGAGAGATTGATCACCCCGAGGTGGCTGCGACTCCTTGGCTGCATGCTCTCGCTGTCGGGTTCAGCCCTGCATACCTGGAAGAGAACAGGGATGGAGGACGCTTCAATTTCCAGAGAGTCCCCCTCCCGCTTGATAAGTCGAGGTTTGACCAAAGTGTCGAGCTCGGTAGAAAGATCAGTTCCCTCCTCGATGTCGAATTGGCTGTGGAGCCCCTCTTCGAGTCGAAGGTGTGGGATTTTCTGCGCCTCGTAGGAAATGTGAGTGGGACAGAGGGCGCACTAGAGCCTTCGGACTTGCGGCTGAAGTCATGGGCGAGTATCCAGCCCAAAGCCGTCATGCCCGTTGCTGGACGTACCGAGACTCGTCCATGGTCGCCGCATGAGATCCAATCATATGGCGCTGCAGCCGCTGCACTCGGATTGTCACCCGACCGCATGGAGAGCCAGCTAGGTAGTGCCGTTGATGTCTATCTCAACGGTAGGGCTTTTTGGGCCTCGGTTCCTGAGAAGGTTTGGGATTATCGTGTAGGCGGCTATTCGGTCTTGCGTAAGTGGCTTTCCTACAGAGACGATCGGCTGCTGAAGCGTGCTCTCGATACCGCCGAGGTTCGCCAGTTCTCCGCAATCGTCAAAAAGGTAACCGCTTTGCTCCTGCTTTCTGATGAGCTGGATGCAAACTATGTAGCCTGCCGTGACGACAGCCTAGAATGGCACACCGAACCTGTTAGGCCGGAGATCCCTGAATAA
- a CDS encoding NUDIX hydrolase, producing the protein MLLYMSQSQEATPSPLHSVSVAGVVVREDGRLLAIRRADNGTWELPGGVLELDETPEAGVAREVLEETGIHVEVDELTGVYKNTTRGIVALVFRCKPSGGTERTSSESTAVSWLTPDEVSERMAEVYAIRLLDALDGNGPHVRSHDGKQLIPAG; encoded by the coding sequence ATGCTCCTGTACATGAGTCAATCACAGGAAGCAACGCCCTCACCCCTGCACTCCGTCTCCGTCGCCGGAGTAGTGGTGCGCGAGGACGGGCGCCTCCTGGCCATCCGCCGGGCCGACAACGGCACATGGGAACTCCCCGGCGGCGTGCTCGAACTCGACGAGACCCCGGAGGCCGGCGTAGCCCGCGAGGTCCTGGAGGAGACCGGCATCCACGTCGAGGTGGATGAACTCACCGGCGTCTACAAGAACACAACCCGCGGCATCGTCGCCCTGGTCTTCCGCTGCAAGCCCTCCGGCGGCACTGAGCGCACATCGAGCGAGTCGACGGCCGTCTCCTGGCTCACACCCGACGAGGTCAGCGAGCGCATGGCCGAGGTCTACGCGATCAGGCTCTTGGACGCCTTGGACGGCAACGGCCCCCACGTACGGAGCCACGACGGCAAACAGCTCATCCCAGCGGGATAA
- a CDS encoding GntR family transcriptional regulator has protein sequence MGTAVEGGRSGPRYVQIADEIVRQIRAGVLKPGDMVPSESELVERYGVSGGTIRKAMVEVRASGLVETRHGKGSIVKDRPPVRHRSSDRFRRSHRQGGKAAYLAESAQSGATAKVSVLYIGPMEAPEDAARRLGVPAGTQVLARRRLYFRNGTPVETASSYLPWDVVKEIPELFAENPGGGGIYARLEDHGHEFAEFVETLQARPASKVEASELALSPGAPVVHLIREARTTAGLVVEVCDTLMAADQFVFEYRIPAAD, from the coding sequence ATGGGAACTGCGGTAGAGGGGGGCAGGTCGGGGCCTCGGTACGTGCAGATCGCCGATGAGATCGTGCGGCAGATCCGGGCCGGTGTGCTCAAGCCCGGCGACATGGTGCCGAGTGAGTCGGAGCTGGTGGAGCGTTACGGCGTCTCGGGCGGCACGATCCGCAAGGCCATGGTCGAGGTGCGGGCGAGCGGGCTCGTCGAGACTCGGCACGGCAAGGGGTCGATCGTGAAGGACCGGCCGCCGGTGCGGCATCGGTCGTCGGATCGCTTCCGGCGGTCCCATCGGCAGGGAGGTAAGGCCGCGTACCTCGCGGAGTCCGCGCAGTCCGGCGCCACGGCCAAGGTGAGCGTCCTCTACATCGGGCCCATGGAGGCCCCCGAGGATGCCGCCCGGCGACTGGGCGTCCCCGCTGGCACTCAGGTGCTCGCACGTCGGCGTCTCTACTTCCGCAACGGCACCCCGGTCGAGACCGCCTCCTCGTACCTCCCGTGGGACGTCGTCAAGGAGATCCCGGAGCTGTTCGCCGAGAACCCCGGCGGCGGTGGCATCTACGCCCGACTCGAAGACCACGGGCACGAGTTCGCCGAGTTCGTCGAGACGCTGCAAGCGCGGCCGGCCTCCAAGGTGGAGGCGTCCGAGCTGGCGCTCAGCCCCGGTGCGCCGGTGGTTCACCTGATCCGTGAGGCTCGCACGACTGCGGGGCTCGTGGTCGAAGTCTGCGACACGCTCATGGCTGCTGACCAGTTCGTTTTCGAGTACCGGATCCCTGCCGCCGACTGA
- a CDS encoding FtsK/SpoIIIE domain-containing protein — MTWPTVLLLVVVAAAGLLRWRRPAWYWLTFGVTLAVLRVLVRYGSVMDACGLTVPPSRWRLMLARMTNRPAPESRAPRILRLRPTRTGLILRLKLRPGQDAFDVAAASDRLRHSFGMYGVTSRELRSGVVEIRMTGYDVLKRVQMPAKADTRPMRVPVALREDGSVHYRDYRAVPHGLTLGATESGKSVYQRNLVAGLAPQHVALIGIDCKQGVELFPLARRFSALADNPDTALELLEALVSHMRDVYQLIRAEQRVSVAVPDAEIAADIWDLPEDLRPVPVVVLVDEVAELALFASKEEEKRRDRIITALVRLAQLGRAAGIYLEICGQRFGSELGKGITMLRAQLTGRTAHRVNDETSANMAFGDIAPDAVLAAIQIPAETRGLAIAGDSTGGWHRIRAPHTSLRQAVNTCNKYADRTPDLPALAAFRPSVASVPSARVPLSKTASATA; from the coding sequence GTGACGTGGCCGACGGTCTTACTGCTGGTGGTCGTCGCCGCTGCGGGTCTCCTGCGGTGGCGGCGCCCCGCCTGGTACTGGCTGACCTTCGGGGTCACCCTCGCGGTTCTGCGGGTCCTGGTCCGGTACGGCTCGGTCATGGACGCCTGCGGCCTGACGGTCCCGCCCTCGCGCTGGCGTCTGATGCTGGCTCGGATGACCAACCGCCCGGCGCCGGAGTCCCGCGCACCGCGCATCCTGCGGCTGCGTCCCACCCGCACCGGCCTGATCCTGCGGCTTAAGCTCCGGCCCGGACAGGACGCCTTCGACGTCGCCGCCGCCTCGGACCGGCTGCGCCACTCCTTCGGCATGTACGGCGTCACCTCCCGTGAGCTGCGCTCGGGCGTGGTCGAGATCCGGATGACTGGCTACGACGTGCTCAAGCGGGTGCAGATGCCTGCCAAGGCCGACACCCGTCCGATGCGGGTCCCGGTCGCACTACGGGAAGACGGCTCGGTCCACTACCGCGATTACCGTGCCGTCCCGCACGGTCTGACCCTCGGCGCGACGGAGTCCGGCAAGTCCGTCTATCAGCGCAACCTCGTCGCTGGCCTCGCCCCGCAGCACGTCGCCCTGATCGGCATCGACTGCAAACAAGGGGTGGAGCTGTTCCCGCTGGCGCGCCGGTTCTCCGCGCTCGCCGACAACCCTGACACCGCGCTGGAGCTCCTGGAGGCGCTGGTCTCCCACATGAGGGACGTGTATCAGCTCATCCGGGCCGAGCAGCGCGTCAGCGTCGCCGTGCCGGATGCGGAGATCGCCGCCGACATCTGGGACCTGCCCGAAGACCTGCGGCCGGTGCCGGTCGTGGTCTTGGTCGACGAGGTCGCCGAACTCGCCCTCTTCGCGAGCAAGGAGGAGGAGAAGCGGCGGGACCGGATCATCACCGCCCTGGTCCGCCTCGCCCAGCTCGGCCGCGCGGCCGGCATCTATCTGGAGATTTGCGGGCAGCGTTTCGGCTCCGAACTCGGCAAGGGCATCACGATGCTCCGTGCCCAGCTCACCGGCCGCACCGCCCACCGCGTCAACGACGAAACCTCGGCGAACATGGCCTTCGGCGACATCGCCCCGGATGCTGTCCTGGCCGCCATCCAGATCCCCGCCGAGACCCGCGGGCTCGCCATCGCCGGGGACTCCACCGGCGGTTGGCACCGCATCCGCGCCCCGCACACCTCACTTCGGCAAGCCGTGAACACCTGCAACAAGTACGCCGACCGCACCCCGGATCTTCCCGCCCTGGCGGCCTTCCGGCCCTCGGTCGCCTCCGTGCCCTCGGCGCGTGTGCCGCTGTCTAAGACGGCCTCCGCCACCGCCTGA
- a CDS encoding DUF2637 domain-containing protein, whose translation MTRPALRVDAVLVQAVIAGALSFAHLHDLAAAAGQDGWKAWAYPVSVDLLLVAAWRRLRMDGPSRLAWCWFLIALVASLGANVATAGLLDLDDVPAWLSILVAAWPALAFLGGTLLAHSSAGHTSASPDPAPVPDPVPEVEPEPAPAAEPELAPVDSADAAPALPPVHSAPTPPAVPVPAALVDHARKVAADHHARTGARIDTDTLRARLGVPPHLADAIAAQLA comes from the coding sequence ATGACCCGCCCCGCCCTCCGCGTGGACGCCGTGCTCGTTCAGGCCGTCATCGCCGGGGCACTGTCCTTCGCCCATCTCCACGACCTCGCCGCCGCCGCTGGACAGGACGGCTGGAAGGCCTGGGCCTATCCGGTCTCCGTAGACCTGCTCCTCGTCGCCGCCTGGCGTCGGCTGCGCATGGACGGGCCGTCCCGGCTGGCCTGGTGCTGGTTCCTCATCGCCCTGGTCGCCTCGCTCGGCGCCAATGTCGCCACCGCCGGGCTTCTCGACCTGGACGACGTTCCCGCCTGGCTGAGCATCCTGGTCGCCGCCTGGCCTGCCCTGGCCTTCCTGGGTGGCACTCTCCTCGCCCACTCGTCCGCAGGCCACACCTCGGCTTCGCCGGACCCTGCGCCGGTGCCGGACCCCGTGCCCGAGGTGGAACCCGAACCGGCCCCCGCTGCTGAGCCGGAGTTGGCCCCGGTCGACTCCGCCGACGCTGCCCCGGCCCTCCCGCCCGTCCACTCCGCTCCGACGCCGCCGGCCGTTCCGGTCCCGGCCGCGCTGGTGGACCACGCCCGCAAGGTCGCCGCCGACCACCACGCCCGGACTGGTGCCCGGATCGACACCGACACCCTGCGCGCCCGCCTCGGCGTTCCGCCGCACCTGGCCGACGCCATCGCCGCCCAGCTCGCCTGA
- a CDS encoding mobile element transfer protein, whose product MPARDFFHSVMRIGPVQIGTHRDRNGTTKHAAVCSNDNCGWSADYTSRSAAQLAARTHRCRVR is encoded by the coding sequence ATGCCCGCCCGCGACTTCTTCCACTCCGTGATGCGCATCGGCCCCGTGCAGATCGGCACCCACCGCGACCGCAACGGCACCACCAAGCACGCCGCCGTGTGCAGCAACGACAACTGCGGCTGGTCCGCCGACTACACCAGCCGCTCCGCCGCCCAGCTCGCCGCCCGCACCCACCGCTGCCGCGTCCGCTAG